A portion of the Celeribacter baekdonensis genome contains these proteins:
- a CDS encoding IS66 family transposase yields the protein MKQLVRSRMTCTCCEIFAQAELPSRPSTLRRLVPGLLAHMLVGKYCNHLPLSRQSEIYTRDPAIAEETIKPIAALYAVEKELHYKPADTRVALRKDKAKPAFDDWEA from the coding sequence GTGAAACAGCTTGTGCGGTCGCGCATGACCTGCACTTGTTGCGAGATTTTTGCTCAGGCCGAACTGCCCTCGCGACCGAGCACACTCAGACGCCTGGTGCCGGGTCTTCTTGCCCATATGCTGGTCGGGAAGTATTGTAATCACCTTCCGCTCTCTCGCCAGTCTGAAATCTATACCCGTGACCCTGCCATCGCCGAGGAGACGATCAAGCCGATCGCGGCCCTTTATGCTGTGGAAAAAGAGTTGCACTACAAACCCGCTGACACGCGCGTCGCCTTGCGAAAGGATAAGGCAAAGCCGGCCTTTGATGATTGGGAAGCATGA
- a CDS encoding IS66 family transposase zinc-finger binding domain-containing protein, translating to MDQLAFDLQEDIEIAAASEAGKAASTADADQNLPAKRTHNRAPLPDHLERQEEILSPDDACNDCGGALKQLAEGVTEELEYVPGHLR from the coding sequence ATGGATCAGCTGGCATTTGATCTTCAGGAAGACATCGAGATTGCTGCCGCCTCCGAGGCAGGAAAGGCAGCATCAACAGCCGACGCCGATCAAAACCTTCCCGCCAAGCGCACCCATAATCGCGCACCGTTGCCCGATCATCTTGAGCGACAGGAAGAAATCCTGTCGCCTGATGATGCCTGCAACGATTGCGGTGGCGCGCTCAAGCAGCTCGCGGAAGGCGTGACCGAAGAACTCGAATACGTACCCGGCCATTTGCGGTGA